Proteins co-encoded in one Sulfuricystis thermophila genomic window:
- the trxC gene encoding thioredoxin TrxC: MSDSLIIVCPHCHAPNRVPHDKLAAGGSCGKCKQPLFSGYPVELDAASFEKHIGRSEIPVLVDFWAPWCGPCRMMAPAFVQAASQLEPQVRLAKLNTEEHQGIAARFGIRSIPTMILFKGGREIARQSGAMDAGSIVRWVRAVL, translated from the coding sequence ATGTCCGACTCACTGATCATCGTTTGCCCGCACTGCCACGCGCCGAACCGCGTACCTCATGACAAGCTCGCCGCCGGCGGCAGCTGCGGCAAATGCAAGCAGCCGCTGTTTTCCGGCTACCCCGTCGAGCTCGACGCGGCGAGCTTCGAAAAACACATCGGCCGATCGGAGATCCCGGTGCTGGTCGATTTCTGGGCCCCCTGGTGCGGCCCGTGCCGGATGATGGCGCCGGCCTTCGTCCAGGCCGCGAGCCAGCTCGAACCCCAGGTCCGTCTGGCGAAGCTGAACACCGAGGAACATCAAGGCATCGCCGCACGCTTCGGCATCCGCAGCATCCCGACGATGATCCTGTTCAAGGGCGGCCGTGAGATCGCCCGGCAATCCGGCGCCATGGATGCCGGCAGCATCGTGCGCTGGGTCCGCGCCGTACTCTGA
- a CDS encoding methyl-accepting chemotaxis protein produces MRLSDMKIWLRLTAGIWLILVLVWTGMIFWQSQVNRDTAIEQATRFSLSMHEATLAGLTGMMITGTIGQREVFLDQIKQLSVIRDLKVIRGEAVTKLYGPGKGDEGQPDAIEQQVLASGKEFREVQQDAKGEFLRVVRPTLASKNYLGKDCIACHQTPEGTVLGVVSMKVSLDDVEAAIAAQRIKILLAAIGVSMPVLLFIWFFVTRVVTQPLDDMVAGLRAIASGEGDLTRRLEVKSNDEIGQASRVFNEMMANFANLVRQVDTSAKHVSAAARDLVGGAQQVAASSRQQSEKSAAVTDAVERMVRSIVAVAESAERVHVQSQESLARSREGKETLERLIGEIGRVKSAVDEMAEAVNEFVSSTASITNMTREVKDIADQTNLLALNAAIEAARAGEQGRGFAVVADEVRKLAEKSAASANEIDVITRTLNSKSDLVRSAIETGLADIASSEQSLAAVANAINQSNASVEEVGRGLDTIAAATEEQRQVSAAALTDIEAIATMARENSTAVEQNALAAERLETLADELQGTVGRFRT; encoded by the coding sequence ATGCGCCTTTCCGACATGAAAATCTGGCTGCGCCTGACTGCCGGAATCTGGTTGATCCTGGTGCTCGTGTGGACCGGGATGATCTTCTGGCAAAGCCAGGTCAATCGTGACACCGCGATCGAGCAGGCCACTCGTTTTTCCCTATCGATGCACGAGGCGACGCTAGCGGGGCTCACCGGCATGATGATCACCGGCACCATCGGCCAGCGTGAGGTTTTCCTCGACCAGATCAAACAGCTGTCGGTGATCCGCGACCTCAAGGTCATCCGCGGCGAAGCCGTCACCAAACTTTACGGCCCCGGCAAGGGCGACGAAGGTCAGCCCGACGCGATCGAACAGCAGGTGCTCGCGAGTGGTAAGGAATTCCGCGAAGTGCAACAGGACGCCAAAGGCGAATTTCTGCGCGTGGTGCGCCCAACACTTGCCAGCAAAAACTATCTCGGCAAGGATTGCATCGCCTGCCATCAGACGCCTGAAGGGACGGTTCTGGGCGTCGTCAGCATGAAGGTCTCCCTCGACGACGTCGAAGCGGCCATCGCCGCGCAGCGCATCAAGATCCTGCTGGCGGCGATCGGCGTCAGTATGCCCGTGCTGCTGTTCATTTGGTTCTTCGTCACACGCGTCGTGACCCAGCCGCTCGACGACATGGTCGCTGGGCTGCGCGCCATCGCCAGCGGCGAGGGCGACCTGACGCGCCGTCTGGAAGTGAAGAGCAACGACGAGATCGGCCAGGCGAGCCGGGTGTTCAACGAAATGATGGCGAATTTCGCCAATTTGGTACGCCAGGTCGACACTTCGGCGAAACACGTCTCCGCCGCCGCCCGCGATCTGGTCGGCGGCGCGCAGCAGGTCGCCGCAAGCTCGCGCCAGCAAAGCGAGAAATCCGCTGCCGTGACAGACGCGGTCGAGCGCATGGTGAGAAGCATCGTCGCGGTCGCCGAGAGCGCCGAGCGCGTCCACGTCCAGTCACAGGAAAGCCTCGCCCGCTCGCGTGAAGGCAAGGAAACCCTCGAACGCCTGATCGGCGAGATCGGCCGCGTCAAGTCCGCCGTCGATGAGATGGCCGAAGCCGTCAATGAATTCGTCAGCAGCACGGCATCGATCACCAACATGACGCGCGAAGTCAAGGACATCGCCGATCAGACCAACCTGTTGGCGCTCAATGCGGCGATCGAGGCGGCGCGCGCCGGTGAGCAGGGACGCGGTTTCGCGGTGGTGGCCGACGAAGTGAGGAAGCTCGCCGAGAAATCCGCCGCTTCGGCCAACGAGATCGACGTCATCACCCGCACGCTGAACAGCAAGTCCGATCTCGTGCGCAGCGCGATCGAAACCGGTCTGGCCGACATCGCTTCGAGCGAGCAGTCGCTCGCCGCCGTCGCCAATGCGATCAACCAATCCAACGCCTCGGTCGAAGAGGTGGGACGCGGTCTCGACACGATCGCCGCTGCCACCGAAGAACAGCGGCAGGTCAGCGCCGCTGCACTGACGGACATCGAGGCGATCGCCACGATGGCGCGCGAAAACAGCACCGCCGTCGAGCAGAATGCCCTGGCGGCGGAACGACTCGAAACGCTCGCAGACGAGCTGCAAGGCACCGTCGGCCGGTTCCGCACCTAA
- the grpE gene encoding nucleotide exchange factor GrpE translates to MQDDHTPNSPEAPELTAKLGAGETAAESPVDAPEPAEVMPSLEELLKAAELKAAEHHDAWLRAKAETENVRRRAQEDVAKAHKFAIEKFAGELLAVKDSLEAALANETQTVEALKAGVELTLKQLAAAFEKSALTEINPVGEKFDPHKHQAIAMVDADQEANTVVTVLQKGYALHDRILRPALVTVAKPKA, encoded by the coding sequence ATGCAGGACGATCACACGCCCAACTCCCCCGAAGCTCCTGAACTGACAGCCAAACTCGGCGCTGGCGAGACGGCAGCCGAATCCCCGGTCGACGCCCCCGAGCCGGCGGAAGTCATGCCGAGTCTGGAAGAACTGCTCAAGGCCGCGGAACTCAAAGCCGCCGAGCATCATGATGCCTGGCTGCGCGCCAAGGCCGAAACCGAGAACGTGCGCCGCCGCGCGCAAGAGGACGTCGCCAAGGCGCACAAGTTTGCGATCGAGAAATTCGCCGGCGAATTACTGGCGGTCAAAGACAGTCTGGAAGCCGCGCTCGCCAACGAAACGCAGACCGTCGAGGCGCTCAAGGCCGGCGTCGAGCTGACCTTGAAACAGCTCGCCGCCGCTTTCGAGAAATCGGCGCTCACCGAGATCAATCCGGTCGGCGAAAAGTTCGACCCCCACAAGCACCAGGCGATCGCGATGGTCGATGCCGATCAGGAAGCGAACACGGTCGTCACCGTGCTGCAGAAGGGTTATGCACTGCACGACCGCATCCTGCGCCCGGCGCTGGTCACCGTCGCCAAACCCAAGGCTTGA
- the dnaK gene encoding molecular chaperone DnaK, which produces MGKIIGIDLGTTNSCVAVMENGKPKVIENSEGARTTPSIVAYTEDGEILVGAAAKRQAVTNAKNTLYAVKRLIGRRFEEKEVQKDIDLMPFKIVKADNGDAWVEVRGKKLAPPQVSAEVLKKMKKTAEDYLGEEVTEAVITVPAYFNDSQRQATKDAGRIAGLEVKRIINEPTAAALAFGLDKQEGDRKIAVYDLGGGTFDISIIDIAEVDGEHQFEVLSTNGDTFLGGEDFDQRLIDYIVTEFKKEQGVDLKNDVLALQRLKEAAEKAKIELSSSMQTEINLPYITADASGPKHLAMKITRAKFEALVEDLIERTIEPCRIALKDAGLKVSDISDVILVGGMTRMPKVQEKVKEFFGKEPRKDVNPDEAVAIGAAIQGGVLQGEVKDVLLLDVTPLSLGIETLGGVMTKLIPKNTTIPTKATQVFSTADDNQTAVTIHVLQGEREMAAGNKSLGQFNLTDIPPAPRGVPQIEVTFDIDANGILHVSAKDKGTGKEAKITIKANSGLSEEEIQRMVKDAEAHAEEDRKAHELVEARNQCDALVHSVKKMLAEHGDKLDAAEKAKIEEALKAAEEAIKGNDKATIEAKAQALAAASQKLGEKIYAQQAGGAAGAQAGATGGEAKKDDADVVDAEFTEVKDKKA; this is translated from the coding sequence ATGGGCAAGATCATCGGCATCGACCTGGGCACCACCAACTCTTGCGTGGCCGTCATGGAAAACGGCAAACCCAAGGTCATCGAAAACTCCGAGGGCGCGCGCACCACGCCGTCCATCGTCGCCTACACCGAGGATGGTGAAATCCTCGTCGGCGCGGCCGCCAAGCGCCAGGCGGTGACCAACGCGAAGAACACGCTCTATGCCGTCAAGCGGCTGATCGGCCGCCGCTTCGAGGAAAAGGAAGTGCAGAAGGACATCGATCTGATGCCCTTCAAGATCGTCAAGGCCGACAACGGCGACGCCTGGGTCGAAGTGCGCGGCAAGAAGCTGGCGCCGCCGCAGGTTTCGGCCGAAGTGCTGAAGAAGATGAAGAAGACTGCCGAAGACTACCTCGGCGAGGAAGTCACCGAGGCGGTGATCACCGTGCCCGCCTACTTCAACGACAGTCAGCGCCAGGCCACCAAGGATGCCGGTCGCATCGCCGGCCTCGAAGTCAAGCGCATCATCAACGAGCCGACCGCGGCCGCGCTCGCCTTCGGTCTCGACAAGCAGGAAGGCGACCGCAAGATCGCCGTCTATGACCTGGGCGGCGGCACCTTCGACATCTCGATCATCGACATCGCCGAAGTCGATGGCGAGCACCAGTTCGAAGTGCTGTCCACCAATGGCGACACCTTCCTCGGCGGCGAGGACTTCGACCAGCGCCTGATCGACTACATCGTCACCGAATTCAAGAAGGAACAGGGCGTCGATCTGAAAAACGACGTGCTGGCGCTGCAGCGTCTCAAGGAAGCGGCCGAGAAGGCGAAGATCGAGCTCTCTTCCTCGATGCAGACCGAGATCAACCTGCCCTACATCACGGCGGACGCCAGCGGCCCGAAGCACCTGGCGATGAAGATCACGCGCGCCAAGTTCGAAGCGCTCGTCGAAGATCTCATCGAGCGCACCATCGAACCCTGCCGCATCGCACTGAAGGATGCCGGCCTGAAAGTCTCCGACATCAGCGACGTGATCCTCGTCGGCGGCATGACGCGCATGCCCAAGGTGCAGGAAAAGGTCAAGGAGTTCTTCGGCAAGGAACCGCGCAAGGACGTGAACCCGGACGAAGCCGTCGCCATCGGTGCGGCGATCCAGGGCGGCGTGCTGCAGGGCGAAGTGAAGGATGTGCTGCTGCTCGACGTCACCCCGCTGTCTCTCGGCATCGAAACCCTGGGCGGCGTGATGACCAAGCTCATCCCGAAAAACACGACCATCCCGACCAAGGCGACCCAGGTCTTCTCCACGGCGGATGACAATCAAACCGCAGTGACCATCCACGTGCTGCAAGGCGAGCGCGAAATGGCCGCCGGCAACAAGAGCCTCGGCCAGTTCAACCTCACCGACATTCCGCCGGCGCCGCGCGGCGTGCCGCAGATCGAGGTGACCTTTGACATCGATGCCAACGGCATCCTGCACGTCTCGGCCAAGGACAAGGGCACCGGCAAGGAAGCCAAGATCACCATCAAGGCCAACTCCGGGCTCTCCGAGGAAGAGATCCAGCGCATGGTCAAGGATGCCGAAGCGCACGCCGAGGAAGACCGCAAGGCGCACGAGCTGGTCGAAGCACGCAACCAGTGCGATGCGCTGGTGCATTCGGTGAAGAAGATGCTCGCCGAGCATGGCGACAAGCTCGACGCCGCTGAAAAGGCTAAGATCGAGGAAGCGCTCAAGGCCGCCGAAGAGGCGATCAAGGGCAACGACAAAGCCACGATCGAAGCCAAAGCCCAGGCGCTCGCCGCGGCTTCGCAAAAGCTCGGCGAGAAGATCTACGCCCAGCAGGCCGGCGGCGCGGCGGGCGCGCAGGCGGGCGCGACCGGCGGTGAAGCCAAGAAAGACGACGCCGACGTGGTGGATGCCGAATTCACCGAGGTGAAAGACAAGAAAGCTTAA